One genomic segment of Podarcis muralis chromosome 18, rPodMur119.hap1.1, whole genome shotgun sequence includes these proteins:
- the DDX49 gene encoding putative ATP-dependent RNA helicase DDX49: MSGFRALGLSPWLVSQAEQLGLSRPAPVQEACIPPALQGRDCMGCAQTGSGKTAAFVLPILQKLSEDPYGIFCLVLTPTRELAHQIAEQFRVLGKPLGLKDCIIVGGMDMVAQALELSRKPHVVIATPGRLADHLRSSNTFSLQKIKFLVLDEADRLLEQGCTDFTKDLEVILAAVPASRQTMLFSATLTDTLNELKQIAMNKPFFWESKSEVQTVEQLDQRYLLVPEKVKDAYLVHLVQTFQDEHEDWSIIIFTNTCKNCQILNMMLRRFNFPSVALHSMMKQKQRFAALAKFKSSVFKILIATDVAARGLDIPTVQVVINHNTPGLPKIYIHRVGRTARAGRNGIAITLVTQYDIHLVHAIEEQIKMKLQEFSVEEHSVLNILTQVNVVRRECEIRLEATDFDEKKEINKRKQMILEGKDPDLEAQRKAELAKIRKKNVEFRSKVQQVLEDKKQVVLHRKLWKKRQRRQQRKQPAAEK; this comes from the exons ATGTCCGGCTTCCGCGCGCTGGGCCTGTCGCCCTGGCTGGTGTCGCAGGCGGAGCAGCTGGGCCTGTCGAGGCCCGCGCCGGTGCAGGAGGCCTGCATCCCGCCCGCCCTGCAAG GCCGTGACTGCATGGGCTGTGCCCAGACTGGCAGCGGCAAGACGGCCGCCTTTGTGCTGCCCATCCTGCAGAAGCTCTCTGAAGATCCGTATGGCATCTTCTGCCTGGTGCTGACGCCCACGAG GGAACTGGCCCACCAGATCGCCGAGCAGTTCCGGGTCTTGGGGAAGCCGCTGGGCCTAAAGGACTGCATCATCGTTGGTGGGATGG ATATGGTGGCTCAAGCCCTAGAGCTGTCCCGCAAGCCCCACGTCGTCATCGCCACCCCGGGCCGGCTGGCTGACCACCTTCGAAGTTCCAACACCTTCAGCCTTCAAAAGATCAAGTTCTTG GTCCTGGATGAAGCTGACCGGCTGCTGGAGCAGGGCTGCACCGACTTCACCAAAGACCTGGAAGTCATCTTGGCCgcagtcccagccagcaggcAGACGATGCTCTTCAGTGCCACTCTGACCGACACCCTGAACGAGCTCAAGCAGATCGCCATGAACAAGCCCTTCTTCTGGGAATCCAAATCCGA AGTCCAGACAGTGGAGCAGCTGGACCAACGTTACCTGCTGGTGCCTGAGAAGGTGAAGGACGCCTACCTGGTCCACCTGGTCCAGACATTCCAGGACGAGCATGAAGACTGGTCCATCATCATCTTCACCAACACGTGCAA GAACTGCCAAATCCTGAATATGATGCTCAGGAGGTTCAACTTCCCTTCGGTGGCTCTGCACTCCATGATGAAGCAG AAGCAGCGCTTTGCAGCCCTGGCCAAGTTCAAATCCAGCGTCTTTAAGATTCTCATCGCTACAGATGTGGCCGCCAG GGGCCTCGACATCCCCACAGTCCAAGTCGTCATCAACCACAACACGCCGGGGCTGCCCAAAATCTACATCCACCGGGTAGGCCGAACTGCCCGGGCAG GCCGAAACGGCATTGCCATCACGCTGGTGACGCAGTATGACATCCACCTGGTCCACGCCATCGAGGAGCAGATCA AGATGAAGCTCCAGGAGTTCTCCGTGGAGGAACACAGCGTACTGAACATCCTTACCCAAGTGAACGTCGTGCGACGGGAATGCGAGATT AGATTGGAGGCGACCGATTTTGATGAgaagaaggaaataaacaaacggAAACAGATGATCCTAGAAGGAAAG GACCCAGACCTGGAGGCGCAGCGGAAAGCGGAGCTGGCAAAGATCAGGAAGAAGAATGTCGAGTTTCGGAGCAAAGTCCAGCAGGTCCTGGAAGACAAGAAGCAGGTTGTCCTCCATCGGAAGCTATGGAAGaagcggcagcggcggcagcaacgGAAGCAGCCGGCGGCAGAGAAGTGA